GGCACCTTAATGAGTTGTTAGCGCCTGCAGCAGGGCTTTTCAACCGCAAATCCGTGCCAGTGACGCGATGAGACTGGAAAAATGCCGCAAAAAATTTCGGGCGGCGCACAGGGGAGATGCGCCGCCCGACCAAAGGACTTGGGATCGCTCTGACCCCGCGCGCCGATCATGCGGCCTATATCGACCATTGGCTCAAAGTGCTCAAAGCCGATAACCGCGCCATCTTCACCGCCGCCGCGCAAGCCGCCAAGGCGTGTGAGTTTCTGGAGAAGCTTCAAAGCGTGAGCGAGGCGGCCTAGTGCCGCCTTGCTTCTGCGTACATTGAAACGTCTTGAATTCGCATAAAGTGCGAAAATATGATTTTTTAGAGCATTTATTTATATATCACACTTGCTCATATTCGCGAATTTTGCGAAAATACGAGCATGAAATATACAAGCGATCCGATTCCCCAAGCGCGGCAAGAGCTTTCGAGGCTTATCAAAGAGGCGGGAGATGTCATTGATATCGCTCATGCCTCTGAGCTCTTGAAGCTTGATCGAATAGCGACAGCGAAGAAGCTGGCGCGTTGGACCGAGCAAGGCTGGCTACGCAGAGTTGCCAAAGGTGTCTATGTCGCGGCCAGCCTTGATATGCTGGAGAATGATACGGTTGTTTCTGACCCATGGGTGTTGGTTCCAGCACTGTTCGAACCAGCCTATATCGGTGGGCGGACAGCTTCCGAACATTGGGATATGACAGAGCAAATTTTCAACGACATCGTTGTAATGACCGCCCGTACCGTGCGTCATAAAACACAGGTCCACCAAGGCATCACCTTCAGCCTGAAACACATCGCGCCAACCAAGGTTTTTGGCACAAAAGTGCTTTGGCGTGAGAACACGAAAGTCGCGGTATCTGATCCGCATCGAACGATCATCGATATGCTGGACGATCCGATGATCGGCGGGGGTATCCAGCACGTTGCCGATTGTTTGTCCGTTTATCTGAATCGATCCGACCGCAGCGATGAGCGGTTGATCGAGTATGCTGACCGTCTCGGAAACGGTGCAGTCTTCAAACGGTTAGGTTTTCTATTGGAACGAGAAGGTAAGAACCGGGCTCTTCAAGCCAAATGCGCTGAGCGTCTGACCAAGGGAAATGCGAGACTTGATCCGGTTATGTCGCAGGGGAAAATCGTTAGCCGCTGGCGTCTCGTTGTTCCTCACAACCTGCTTCAAGGAGAGGGAACATGATTCCCAGGGCAGAGCTGATGGCGATTGCCAACGAGAAATCGCTCAGACCAGATGTCGTCGAGAAAGATTACGCACTAGGCTGGATTTTGGCAGGTATTTCAGCCCATCCCGCGTTGAGGGATGAGTGGGCGTTCAAAGGCGGAACCTGCCTGAAGAAGTGCTATTTCGAAACCTACAGATTTTCGGAAGATTTAGATTTTACTTTACGGGACGCGAAACACCTTGATGTGACATTCCTTCACACCGTGTTCAGCGAAATAAGCGAATGGGTTTATGATCAGGCCGGTATCGAAATGCCGGTCGAACAACAAACATTCGAGATCATAAACAACCCGAGAGGAAACCCTGCCTGTCAGGGAAAGGTTGCTTATAAAGGGCCAATCTCGCCCCGCTCTTTGCCCCGCGTGAAACTTGACCTGACTGCGGACGAACGGATCGTCATGCCGCCTGTGCGTGCGGCTGTTTATCATCCATATTCCGACGTGCCTCCTGATGGTATCGACGTCCTGACTTACACCTATGAGGAGGCCTTCGGCGAGAAGGTCCGCGCCCTGGCGGAACGCACACGTCCGCGCGACCTCTATGATGTCATCAACCTCTTCCGAAATGATGCCAATCTGCCCGATCCGGCAGTTCTGCGCGATGTGATCGCCCAGAAATGCGACTTTAAAGGCATTCCCTTTCCAGCCCTCGAACTCATACAAGCTCATCGTGATGAGCTCGCCGGAAGTTGGGGAGCGATGTTGGGCCACCAATTGCCAACCCTGCCTGATCTGGAAGCCTTCCTGGGCGGCTTACCGGAGTTTTTCTCCTGGCTGGAAGGTGAACGCAGACCTGAGGCTCTGCAAGCTTATCCCCATCAAGCTGGTGCTATGTTGATCCGCGAAAGGACGCTACCGGCCGCCGTGCCGCAGCGTGCCCGCCCAGCGCTTGAAATCATCCGGTTTGCTGCAGCCAACAGGCTCTGTGTTGACCTTACCTATCGCCCAGAAGACGGTGGCATATCCACACGCAGGATCGAGCCCTATTCGCTTCGCCAGTCACAGGCTGGCGACGTACTTTTGATGGCCGTTCGCCGCGACAACGGTCAACCTCGAAGCTACCGCACAGATCGCATCATCAACGCCTCAGTGACAAATGAGACTTTCAAGCCGCGCTATGAAATCGAGCTGTTCCAGCACGAGCCGCGCTCAAGCGCGTTAGATCATTTCAGCTTGCCATTCTCAGAGCAAGCGCTCGAAGAGCCCCGTGAACGAACCGTTAAAGCTTCGGGTCCATCGTAGGGAATTGTCAGAATGAAGGGGCTGATTGTCAGCCTGATTGGGGCTCTAGCTGTGATCTCTCATAAGTGTCCGTCGTCAGAACATTTGGCACAGATGGCATCGTAGATTAGTGGAGCATCGGCCTCGTCTGGTTGGTTGATATTAGGCGGCGTGCTTTCGGTGTTGCAAGCGTCGATGTTCGATGGTCTGTCGCTTGATCTTTTCACGCTCTTTGATGATGGCTGGGGCCCTGCCGAAGTAGGCGTCGGCGGGCGTCACGTTGTTCAGGCTCTCGTGGTAGCGTTGGTGATTGTAATGTTCGACGAACGCTTCGATCTGGGTCTCAAGATCGCCGGGCAGGAAGTAGTTTTCCAGCAGGATGCGGTTCTTCATGGTCTGGTGCCAGCGCTCGATCTTGCCCTGCGTCTGGGGATGGAACGGCGCACCGCGCACATGGCTCATACGCTGGGCCTCGATGTATTCGGCGAGCTCGCCGGCGATGTAACAAGGGCCATTATCCGACAGCAGGCGCGGCTTGTGATGGACGTTCACCTGGTCGCAGCCGGAAGCCGCGAGAGCGAGGTCCAGCGTGTCGGTCACGTCCTCGGCCCGCATATTGGTGCAAAGCTTCCAGGCGATGATGTAGCGCGAGAAGTCGTCGAGCACGGTTGACAGATACATCCAGCCCCAGCCGATGATCTTGAAGTAGGTAAAGTCGGTCTGCCACATCTCGTTCGGCCGGGTGGTCTTGGTGTGGAACTGGTCGGCGGCCTTGATCACGACATAGGCCGGGCTGGTGATCAGATCATGGGCCTTCAGAAGGCGATAGACCGTCGCCTCCGACACGAAGTAACGCGTCTCGTCGGTGAACCGCACAGCCAGCTCGCGCGGGCTCAGCTCGGACTGCTCCAGCGCCAGTTCGATAATCTGGTCATGCACCTCGGCGGGGATGCGGTTCCACACCCTGCTTGGCGCTGATGGCCGGTCCTCTAGCGCTTCAGGTCCGCCTTCCAGATACCGGTCATACCAGCGATAAAAGGTCCGACGGGCTATACCCAGCTTGTCGAGCGTGACCTTGGCAGGCAGGTGCGACTGCTCGACGATCCTGATGATCTCGAGCTTCTCGGATGCGGGGTGCCTCATGCGTCGTCCTCCCCATCCGCGATCATGCTTTTTTTGAGCAGACGGTTCTCCAAGGTCAGATCAGCCACGCATTCTTTCAGGTCACGCGCCTGATGGCGCAGGTTCTTGACCTCGTCACTGGTGGCAGCACGTGCCGTGTCGCCCGCCAGTCGGCGCTTGCCAGCCTCCATGAACTCCTTCGACCAAGTATAATAAAGGCTCTGGGCTATGCCTTCCTTGCGGCACAGCTCGGCGATGCTGTCGTCACCGCGCAGGCCTTCCAGAACAATGCGGATCTTGTCTTCAGCCGAGAAGTGTCGCCGGGTCGCTCGGCGAATGTCCTTCACAACGGTTGCAGCAGGGGCTTTGGGCTTTGTGGATTTGGATCTCATCTTCGTTCCTTCGTCACTGCGACGAGACCCAAATCCTCCTTAAATCACAACCCCAAACCTGTGCCATAGGTGCTGACGGGGGACACAGGGCGACGTCGATGGCTTCATCGCGCAATACGATCTGAAGACTCGCAAGGTGCCCAAGATCGCGGCCGAGATCGCGCAGCGCCTGCTGGTAGCCGGCCGGGCAGGGGACGCGTTCAGCTTTATTGAGCAGGCCGAGGTGAGCGAGGCCCGCTGGATCCCGCCCGAGTGGGAGGACGCCCGCCTGGCCGCCCTTGAGGCGCTTGACCGAAACGACGAAGCGCAGGGATTCCGTTGGGCCTGTTTCGAACGCACTCTCTCCGACAGCTACCTGCGGGCGTATCTCAAGCGGCTGCCCGACTTCGACGACATCGAGGCCGAAGAGCGGGCGATGGCTCACGCCAAAGCCTATCCGAGCCTTCTTCGCGCTCTGCAGTTCTTCCTCGATTGGCCTGCGCTGGATCGGGCCGCCGACCTCCTCAAAGCCCGACATGACGAGATCGACGGGGACCACTACGAGTATCTCGCCCCCGCGGCGGAGGCCCTGTCAGAGCGTCATCCGCTGGCCGCGACGCTGGCGCTCCGCGCGATGGTCGACTTCACTCTCACGAGGTCGCGGGCGAAGCGGTATCGCTATGCCGCCGAGCATCTGGTCTCCTGCGCCCGGCTCGCGCGGGACATCCAGGACTTCGGCTCCTTTGAGACGCACGACGCCTATGTCGTCCGGTTGAAGGAGGAGCACGGCAGGAAGTTCGGCTTCTGGTCGCTCACCGCCGCCTGATGGTCGTGCTACCGGAAAATCAGATCTCGGCCCGTTGGAAGCATTGTGGAAGCAAGAGGGCGGAAAGTGCCGCCTGTTTCTTCGCAATCGCGCGTGTGGCGCGCGCGGGGCAGCCGCGAGGTCTTGATAGAACTCGTTTGGGTGCTGGAGCGTGCCTATCGCCTTGGCCGCGCTGAAATCACCTTTGCCCTCAGCGGGTTGCTCTCGGCAGGGCAGTGGCGACCTCCCGCACGAGGGCGGCGTCCTCCTTGCGGACCTGCACTTCGACGCGCACGAACCCCTGCCGCTGGCGGCGCTTGCGCCACTGGGTGACGGGAGACGGATCGGTGATGGCCATATTGCCCTCCATTTACCGGAAACCTTGCCGGAAATAGGGGTTTGCCGGCAAGGCGCTTCAATCCCATCAACGCAGATCTGTTCTGCAGGGAGGCAGGCGCTCGGCTGGACCGGCGTGGAGCCATCCCTGCCTCTGGTGCGCTCGAGCGGGGCGTTTTACCGAACGGGAATAATGCTGGCCTGGAGGCCAGTTCGAGACACATATTTCCTGATCGGGAAATTCTTGTGGACATTCTTCGGAAACTCATGATAATTTACCGTTCGGTAAATATCATGGCCAGACACACACTCACCACCGCCGAAATCGGTGCCATTGTGCGAACCACCCGCAAGGCTGCTGGCCTGCGCCAGGACGAGCTTGCGGGCGCAGCCGGCGTCGGCCTGCGCTTCATTGTCGATCTTGAAGCGGGCAAGCCGACCGCGCAGATCGGCAAGACGCTTCAGGTCCTGGCAGCGCTCGGATGCTCGATCGATATCACACCGCCGCCCGACACCGAAGGAGCGCGCAAGTCATGACGCGCACCCTCGACATCTGGTGGGAGGGGCGCGCGGTAGGCCAGCTGACGCAGGACCGGCATGGTGAACTCGGCTTCGCCTATGCGCTCGAATGGCTGAACGACGAGACGGCGCAGCCCCTGTCCGCCTCCCTGCCCAAGCGGGCGGCGCCGTTCACTCGCCGCGAGTGCCGGCCGTTTTTCGGCGGTCTTCTGCCGGAGGAAAGCCAGCGCGACGCCGCCGCTCAGGCACTCGGGGTGTCGAGCGCGAATGATTTCGCCCTTCTCGATCGCCTCGGCGGCGATGTCGCGGGCGCGCTTCAGCTCCTGGCGCCAGGCGAAGCGCCGATCATTATTGCCAACGATCAACGGCCAATACCGCTTGGTGATGCAGGGCTGATCGCGGTGCTGGACGCGCTGCCTGCCCGCCCGCTGCTCGCGGGCCAGGAAGGCTTGCGCCTGTCTCTTGCCGGCGCGCAGTCAAAGGTGCCGGTGGTTCTGATAGATGGCGCGGTGGCGCTGCCTGCGCCGGGCCAGCCGACCACGCATATTCTCAAGCCCCCGATATCGCGTTTGGCTGGCACGACCGAGAACGAGGCGTTCGTGATGCGCCTTGCTGGCGCAATCGGTCTCGATGTCGCGCCGGCACAAGCGTGCACCGTGCAGGATCGAACATTTCTGCTGGTGCAGCGCTATGACCGCGCCGTCGGCGATGATGGACGTGTGCACAGGATCCATCAGGAGGATTTCTGCCAGGCGCTCGGCGTGCCGCCGCAGACCAAATACGCCAGCGAGGGTGGCCCGACCTTTAAAGATTGCTTTGCGCTGCTGCGCCGTGTCGCGGCAAGGCCCGCTGTCGATGTACTCAAGCTCCTCGATGCGGTGATTTTCAATGTGATCGCCGGGAATGCCGACGCACACGGCAAGAACTTCTCGATCCTCTACGAGGCCGAAGGCCCGCGCCTCGCCCCGCTCTATGACCTGCTGGCGACCGTCGCGTATCGCGATCTATCGCCGAAATTCGCCATGAAGATCGGGACACGCGCGACGCTTGGCGAACTGGACGCGAAGGGCTGGGCAGCGTTCGCGGCGGACGCGGGTCTCGGCCTTCCGCTGATCCGAAGACGGGTTGGCGAGATCAGCAACGGCGTCCTTGAGCAATCCAGCATCGTGGCGTCAGAGATCTCGCGTCCCGGGCTGGACGGGGCGGCTATTGAGCAGCTTGCCGATATGATCTGCGACCGCGCCGAACGCTGCGCTTTGACGGTGGCCGGAGCCGCTCGTTGAACGCGTCGACCCAGAGGTTTGCACCAGCAGCGGCGTGTTGAAGCCGCGTGCGGCGATCCGGGCGTGAGTCATCAAGGTCGTTCCTTGGCTGGCTTTGCACTTCCAATCCCCACATGGTAAGGTGAAATTGCAATATGTAAGGAGTCCGCCGATGCATGAGTCGACAGTGACAGTAAAAGGCCAGACAACCCTACCGAAGGATGTGCGGGCTGCGCTTGGCCTGACCAGCGGGGACAAGGTGCGCTACCTGATCCTCGTTGGTGAGGTGCGGATCCTGAAGGCGCGCTCCGTCAAGGAATCGCGGGGCATCCTGTCCAAGTCCGTTCAGAAGCCTGTTTCTCTGGAAGAGATGGACGAGGCCATTTCCGCTGGCGCGACGGATAGTGTGGATCCCGATCAGTGATCGCGCTCGATACCAACGTTCTGGTGCGGTTTCTGGTGCAGGACGACCCGTTGCAGGCGCAGATGGCCACCAAGGTGATCGACCAACTGACGGACGACGCACAGGGCTTTGTCAGCCGCGAGGTCTTGATAGAACTCGTTTGGGTGCTGGAGCGTGCCTATCGCCTTGGCCGCGCTGAAATCGCCTTTGCCCTCAGCGGGTTGCTCTCGGCAACCGAACTGAACATCGAAGGCTCTGACGAGGTTGCTCCGGCGCTGGAACTCTACCGCAACAACGGGTTTGGCTTTGCCGACCTGATGATTGCCGCCGCGGCCCAACGCGCAGGTGCTGCCGAAATGGTGACCTTCGATCGCAAGGTGGCAGGACTTCCCGGTGTTCGCCTGCTGGGTGACTGAACTCTATCACTGAAGGAGGAGAGAGACATGGCGACCGCGACCAATGAGTTTCGGCCGGACTATGCTGTCCCGCCGGGGTGGGTCCTAGAGGAACGCCTAGATGTGCAAGGGCTCTCGCACGCTGAGTTCGCTCGACGGTGCGGCCGTTCTCCCAAACTGATCAGTGAGATCATCGCGGGGAAGGCATCCCTTGAGCCGGAGACAGCTCTCCAGTTTGAGAAGGTGCTCGGCGTGGATGCGAGCATCTGGCTTGGAATCGAGGCCGATTATCAACTCCACCGGGCGCGGGAGAGTGAAGCGGCAGACGCCGAGGGCGCCAGTGCATGGGTGAAGGGGTTTCCGGTCAAAGAGCTAGCGAAACGCGGCGCTATTCGTCGGCCCAAACGACAGGGCTCGTAAGCCAGTGGGAGCGCGGCGAGAAGCGCCCGCGCGGGGCCTCGCTAAAGCTCCTGACCCTTGTCGCCAAGAAGGGGCTGCAGGCGGTGGCCTGAAAGCGCTGCCCAGCCTTGGTGCACCATGGCTTCGAAGAAGACGTCGCCCGCCGAGAGCCTCGAAGCCTTGGGAGGACGCGCACATCGAGGCTCTCGATGTGCTCGGTCGCGGCGATGAAGCGCAGGGCGCCCGCTGGTCGTGCTTCGAGCGCGCGCTCAGCGCCGAGCATCTGCGCGCGTTTCGACGCCTTCGATACGCATGGAGCCTACCCCGCCCGGCTGAAGGCCGAGCACGGCCGAAAGAGCGGTTTCTGGAGCTTTATTTAATGAAGCCGAGCCAGGCGGCGAAACTCATCCTTCCCAATGCGATTATGACTGTCGATACGCACGAGCTTGACTTTTAGGTCGGTCATAAGAATACTTGACCTCTGAAAGAGCGTCCGCCCATGGAGAAAACATAAACATTTCGCACGCGGGCATTCGGATTCAGATGCTTAACTTGCTTCCACGCCATCAAACGGCGGAATTCTGGAAGCACTGTGGAAGCAAGAGGGAAGGAGCTGGCGCGAAACGGCGCGAAGTGATGCGAAATTTAAACTTAGAAAAATCGGCGCTAAGAAGCGGAATATGCGGTCTATATCGAATAATAGAGAAAGTAATCGAGTTCCGCTCCGTACGGCTCATAACCTGAAGGTCGTAGGTTCAAATCCTACCCCCGCACCCAAATCTTTCGTTGAAATATCAAATACTTAGGCCGGAACGGGGCGCGAACAGCGGGCCCCGCTCGTGTTGCAAAGTCTTACCAAACCATCCCCAAAGATTCCAAAGGCTTACGATCATTCCCAATTCTTCCGTGCGACACGGATGCGACACGGGACGGCGCCGATGTTCGCGGAGCGTTCGCGGCTGATGGCGCTTGCCCGCGTGGTGCCACTACGATTGGATAGGGGCAAGTCCTGAAAGGTCCGAATTGCCCATGCCGATCTACGAGTTTGCCAGCGAGGAAATCCGTCCCCTCACCAAGACCACTTTCGGGCACGTCCAGTTGAAGGAGCGTCGCGATCTGCAGCGCTTGCTGCGGGCGAACATCGCCGTGGTCGCGCCTGACACGCTTGTGATCGCGGAGGAGTTCGGGGACTGGGACGAGTCGCGCAGGCGCATCGATCTCCTCGGGATTGACCGCAATGCGAACCTCGTGGTGATCGAGCTGAAGCGGACCGAGGATGGCGGCCATATGGAGCTGCAGGCAATCCGCTACGCGTCGATGGTCTCCACGATGACCTTCGACCAGGCCGCCGAGGTGTTCGCTCGCTATCTCATGCAGATCGGCAAAGCTGACACGGATGCGCGTTCCGAACTGCT
The window above is part of the Hyphomonadaceae bacterium ML37 genome. Proteins encoded here:
- a CDS encoding nucleotidyl transferase AbiEii/AbiGii toxin family protein, with protein sequence MIPRAELMAIANEKSLRPDVVEKDYALGWILAGISAHPALRDEWAFKGGTCLKKCYFETYRFSEDLDFTLRDAKHLDVTFLHTVFSEISEWVYDQAGIEMPVEQQTFEIINNPRGNPACQGKVAYKGPISPRSLPRVKLDLTADERIVMPPVRAAVYHPYSDVPPDGIDVLTYTYEEAFGEKVRALAERTRPRDLYDVINLFRNDANLPDPAVLRDVIAQKCDFKGIPFPALELIQAHRDELAGSWGAMLGHQLPTLPDLEAFLGGLPEFFSWLEGERRPEALQAYPHQAGAMLIRERTLPAAVPQRARPALEIIRFAAANRLCVDLTYRPEDGGISTRRIEPYSLRQSQAGDVLLMAVRRDNGQPRSYRTDRIINASVTNETFKPRYEIELFQHEPRSSALDHFSLPFSEQALEEPRERTVKASGPS
- a CDS encoding IS3 family transposase (programmed frameshift) — translated: MRSKSTKPKAPAATVVKDIRRATRRHFSAEDKIRIVLEGLRGDDSIAELCRKEGIAQSLYYTWSKEFMEAGKRRLAGDTARAATSDEVKNLRHQARDLKECVADLTLENRLLKKKHDRGWGGRRMRHPASEKLEIIRIVEQSHLPAKVTLDKLGIARRTFYRWYDRYLEGGPEALEDRPSAPSRVWNRIPAEVHDQIIELALEQSELSPRELAVRFTDETRYFVSEATVYRLLKAHDLITSPAYVVIKAADQFHTKTTRPNEMWQTDFTYFKIIGWGWMYLSTVLDDFSRYIIAWKLCTNMRAEDVTDTLDLALAASGCDQVNVHHKPRLLSDNGPCYIAGELAEYIEAQRMSHVRGAPFHPQTQGKIERWHQTMKNRILLENYFLPGDLETQIEAFVEHYNHQRYHESLNNVTPADAYFGRAPAIIKEREKIKRQTIEHRRLQHRKHAA
- a CDS encoding helix-turn-helix transcriptional regulator: MDILRKLMIIYRSVNIMARHTLTTAEIGAIVRTTRKAAGLRQDELAGAAGVGLRFIVDLEAGKPTAQIGKTLQVLAALGCSIDITPPPDTEGARKS
- a CDS encoding type II toxin-antitoxin system HipA family toxin gives rise to the protein MTRTLDIWWEGRAVGQLTQDRHGELGFAYALEWLNDETAQPLSASLPKRAAPFTRRECRPFFGGLLPEESQRDAAAQALGVSSANDFALLDRLGGDVAGALQLLAPGEAPIIIANDQRPIPLGDAGLIAVLDALPARPLLAGQEGLRLSLAGAQSKVPVVLIDGAVALPAPGQPTTHILKPPISRLAGTTENEAFVMRLAGAIGLDVAPAQACTVQDRTFLLVQRYDRAVGDDGRVHRIHQEDFCQALGVPPQTKYASEGGPTFKDCFALLRRVAARPAVDVLKLLDAVIFNVIAGNADAHGKNFSILYEAEGPRLAPLYDLLATVAYRDLSPKFAMKIGTRATLGELDAKGWAAFAADAGLGLPLIRRRVGEISNGVLEQSSIVASEISRPGLDGAAIEQLADMICDRAERCALTVAGAAR
- a CDS encoding type II toxin-antitoxin system PrlF family antitoxin; amino-acid sequence: MHESTVTVKGQTTLPKDVRAALGLTSGDKVRYLILVGEVRILKARSVKESRGILSKSVQKPVSLEEMDEAISAGATDSVDPDQ
- a CDS encoding type II toxin-antitoxin system VapC family toxin, with the translated sequence MIALDTNVLVRFLVQDDPLQAQMATKVIDQLTDDAQGFVSREVLIELVWVLERAYRLGRAEIAFALSGLLSATELNIEGSDEVAPALELYRNNGFGFADLMIAAAAQRAGAAEMVTFDRKVAGLPGVRLLGD
- a CDS encoding HigA family addiction module antitoxin, producing MATATNEFRPDYAVPPGWVLEERLDVQGLSHAEFARRCGRSPKLISEIIAGKASLEPETALQFEKVLGVDASIWLGIEADYQLHRARESEAADAEGASAWVKGFPVKELAKRGAIRRPKRQGS